A region from the Tachyglossus aculeatus isolate mTacAcu1 chromosome X2, mTacAcu1.pri, whole genome shotgun sequence genome encodes:
- the LOC119949694 gene encoding homeobox protein DLX-4-like, translated as MIEDYPDMQVTAAEKEPETFWSFSQGIPEVPMAPPPIQPPLLPATPRWNPEGSSCFPKVEDQWEEKTPKKPTEPKSYDKRKWVRFSDLQLSTLRSRFKENILLTPQEARQLASELGLTRAQILSWFRNHRKKFKKLSVLQQKNFRK; from the exons ATGATTGAGGATTACCCGGACATGCAGGTGACAGCAGCGGAGAAGGAACCCGAGACTTTCTGGAGTTTCTCCCAAG GAATCCCAGAAGTGCCCATGGCTCCACCACCCATTCAACCTCCTCTGCTACCGGCGACACCTCGATGGAACCCCGAAGGAAGCTCATGTTTCCCCAAAGTTGAGGACCAATGGGAAGAAAAAACTCCGAAGAAGCCAACCGAGCCAAAATCCTATGACAAGAGGAAATGGGTCCGATTCAGTGACCTCCAACTTTCAACTCTCAGGTCAAGATTCAAGGAAAATATTCTCTTGACACCCCAGGAAGCAAGGCAGCTGGCATCTGAGCTGGGGCTAACACGGGCACAG ATTCTAAGCTGGTTCAGAAACCATCGGAAGAAATTCAAGAAATTGAGTGTCCTACAACAGAAGAACTTCAGAAAATAA